Proteins co-encoded in one Spirosoma endbachense genomic window:
- a CDS encoding MFS transporter, with the protein MGQPLAKSRWYRLIPIAFITYSLAYLDRANFGFGAASGMATDLKITPSMSSLLGSLFFLGYFFFQVPGAIYAENRSAKKLIFWSLILWGGLAMATGIISNVNLLIVIRFMLGVVESAVMPAMLLFLSRWFTKAERSQANTFLILGNPATILWMSVLSGYLIKAVGWRWMFILEGLPAIVWAFFWWRLVDDKPKDATWLTESEKQAVEEQLQQEQQGIKPVKNYAEAFKSRIVILLSLQYALWSIGVYGFVMWLPSIINAAPNMNIVKTGWLSSVPYVLAIIGMLSASYFSDKTLNRKLFVWPFLLLGAIAFYGSYLIGVNHFWISFVLLIIAGGAMYAPYGPFFAIIPDVLPKNVAGGAMALINSLGALGSFVGSYIVGYLNGTTGGFGASYIFMAGSLFLSAIITLVAVKPAGSTYKPQPEKLTLQ; encoded by the coding sequence ATGGGACAACCCTTAGCAAAATCCCGCTGGTATCGTCTGATACCCATAGCGTTTATTACTTATAGCCTTGCTTACCTCGACAGAGCAAATTTTGGATTTGGAGCGGCCAGTGGAATGGCTACTGATTTAAAGATCACGCCCTCCATGTCTTCCTTGTTGGGGTCTCTATTCTTTCTGGGCTATTTCTTCTTCCAGGTACCCGGCGCGATCTATGCGGAAAACAGAAGTGCGAAAAAGCTAATTTTCTGGTCGTTAATTCTGTGGGGTGGATTAGCCATGGCAACCGGAATAATCAGCAATGTCAATTTGTTGATTGTTATTCGTTTTATGCTTGGTGTTGTCGAAAGCGCGGTCATGCCTGCCATGCTGCTTTTTTTAAGCCGGTGGTTTACGAAAGCTGAACGCTCTCAGGCCAATACGTTTTTAATTCTTGGCAATCCGGCAACCATACTCTGGATGTCAGTTCTTTCGGGTTATTTAATCAAAGCGGTCGGTTGGCGATGGATGTTTATTCTGGAAGGGCTTCCGGCAATAGTCTGGGCTTTCTTCTGGTGGCGGTTAGTCGATGATAAGCCAAAAGATGCAACCTGGTTAACCGAATCTGAAAAACAGGCCGTAGAAGAGCAGTTACAGCAAGAGCAACAAGGAATTAAGCCGGTTAAAAACTATGCGGAAGCATTTAAATCCCGAATTGTTATTCTGTTGAGTCTGCAATATGCCTTGTGGAGTATTGGTGTTTATGGATTTGTTATGTGGCTTCCATCCATTATCAATGCAGCACCAAACATGAATATTGTAAAAACCGGCTGGCTGTCTTCAGTGCCCTACGTACTGGCTATAATCGGTATGTTAAGTGCGTCCTATTTTTCCGACAAAACCCTGAACAGAAAGCTATTTGTCTGGCCGTTTTTATTATTGGGTGCCATTGCTTTCTATGGTTCATATTTAATCGGCGTAAATCATTTCTGGATATCCTTCGTGCTCCTGATCATTGCTGGCGGTGCGATGTATGCACCCTATGGGCCATTTTTTGCCATTATTCCAGATGTTTTACCCAAAAATGTGGCAGGTGGCGCTATGGCCCTGATCAACAGTTTAGGTGCTTTAGGGTCATTTGTTGGCTCGTATATCGTTGGCTATTTAAATGGAACAACCGGTGGGTTCGGCGCTTCCTATATTTTTATGGCTGGCTCTCTCTTCTTATCAGCAATTATCACGTTGGTTGCCGTAAAACCGGCCGGTTCCACTTATAAACCCCAACCGGAAAAGTTGACCCTTCAATAA